In one Culex quinquefasciatus strain JHB chromosome 2, VPISU_Cqui_1.0_pri_paternal, whole genome shotgun sequence genomic region, the following are encoded:
- the LOC119765017 gene encoding probable RNA-binding protein 46 — MSVFWCGFHYATLQVNGQRFIGPPELVPEPSYRFELFVKNLPRHLFERDLVPLFSSAGFVYQIRLLMCFTGLNRGIAYVRYTNEQDFQRAVTIFHELQLTPRFLLYACRSLNLSKLVMLDIDPTIDNFIIREVIREVCGGECVFFGIRNCKEGKKFVIIQFKCHYETALSRRKLIPVCARFGETCYLKWYAKR, encoded by the exons ATGTCCGTATTTTGGTGTGGCTTCCACTACGCTACGCTGCAGGTGAACGGCCAGCGATTCATCGGTCCGCCGGAGCTCGTCCCGGAACCGTCCTACCGGTTCGAGCTGTTTGTGAAAAACTTGCCGCGGCACCTTTTCGAAAGGGACCTGGTTCCGCTGTTTAGCAGTGCCGGCTTCGTTTACCAGATCCGGCTGCTAATGTGCTTCACCGGGTTGAACCGCGGAATCGCCTACGTCCGGTACACGAACGAGCAGGACTTCCAGCGGGCCGTCACGATCTTCCACGAGTTGCAGTTGACGCCGCGGTTCCTGCTGTACGCATGCCGGAGCCTGAACCTGAGCAAGCTGGTCATGCTCGACATCGATCCGACCATCGACAACTTTATCATCCGGGAGGTGATTCGCGAAGTTTGCGGCGGAGAATGc GTGTTCTTCGGGATCCGGAACTGCAAGGAGGGCAAAAAGTTCGTCATCATCCAGTTCAAGTGCCACTACGAGACGGCCCTGTCCCGGCGCAAGCTGATTCCGGTGTGTGCCCGGTTCGGAGAAACGTGCTACCTGAAGTGGTACGCGAAGCGCTAG
- the LOC6051379 gene encoding uncharacterized protein LOC6051379 encodes MMFKLLVALVVLLAGIVIGAKDCLNKSPFQFHELKQPVHSGRVSATLEAVFNRKGFNYTVLEGHTCRNTSGTVFWYHVIHDGEDDGRSEVSVLEQRNGVKRVRVDYLVRENGQQNYVYRWKVALIK; translated from the exons ATGATGTTTAAGCTACTGGTGGCCTTGGTGGTTCTTCTAGCCGGAATCG TGATCGGTGCCAAGGACTGTCTGAACAAGTCGCCGTTCCAGTTCCACGAGTTGAAGCAGCCGGTACACTCGGGCCGGGTTTCGGCCACGCTGGAAGCGGTCTTCAACCGGAAGGGCTTCAACTATACGGTGCTCGAGGGACACACTTGCCGCAATACGAGCGGAACCGTGTTCTGGTACCACGTGATCCACGACGGCGAGGACGATGGAAGGTCGGAGGTTTCCGTGCTGGAGCAACGCAATGGGGTCAAACGGGTCCGCGTGGACTACCTGGTGCGGGAGAATGGCCAACAGAACTACGTGTACCGCTGGAAGGTGGCTCTAATAAAGTGA